CGGGTGGCGCTGCTGGATCCGCGCCAGGCCATTGTGGAAAAAAGCGATATTGCGGGCAATGCAGTCACGCGTTTCGACACGCCGGGTCATTTCAATGACCCTGAGCGCCACGAAACACCCGAGTTCCGACCCGCCGAAGGTGGACATATGGGCAAATCCATCCTGCTCGAGCCAGCCGCTGCTGCGCGCATCCATGACCAGCGCGGCAACAGGATAGAGCCCGCCACCCAGACCTTTCGCGGTGACAAGGATATCCGGCGTGAGCGCATGCCTGTCGATTGCCCAGAAACAGCCGGTCCGCATGAGCCCGGTCTGGACCTCATCCGCGACATACAGGCTGCCATGGCGGGCGCACAGGCTGGCAACGGCTTCAAGATAGCCGGGCTGCGGCATGGGAAAACCATAGGTTGCGGGGATCGTTTCCATGATCACCGCCGCGACATCCCCCCGGGACAGGGCCGCTTCCATCGCGGAGACATCATTGAAGGGGACGGCACGGAATTCATCAGGCCGGTCGGAATGGAACAGCTGGGAAAACCGTGCGTCACCCGTCGCCACGGCCAGGCCCGTATGCCCATGATACGCCTTTCTGACCGATACGATCACCCGCCGCCCCGTCGCGTAGCGGGCCGACTTTATGGCCAGGTCAATGGCCTCGCTCCCCGTGGAAACGAACGCCACATGCCGCATGTTGGCGCCCGTCGTAGCCAGCAGGGCCTGCGCAAGCGCACTGCGGACGGGGGAGGGAAAATGGTGATTCCCGATATCGACATGCTGCACGGCCTCCCGCAATGCCGCAACCAGTTCGGGGTGCCGGTGCCCCAGATTGTATGTTCCACCATTCAGGTGCACATCAATGACCTCACGCCCGTCCAGGTCGTATAACAGGTACCCTTCGCGGCGGCCGATCATGAGCGGCACGCCCGACTGTTCCCAAAAACGCACCTTGTCCGGGTTCCAGAACCGGGCCGCAGCCTGCATTGCGGCAGCCTTGTCGGGATATCCGCAGAGATAATCAAAACTCACGGCAGTTCTCCATGTCTTCCGGCCCGTCCCGACCGGCCATCGGGCCGGGAGTGGACAGTGGCCGGACCACGCCGGTGCGTGCGGGATGACGCGATGGCAGGCAGGCGTGATTGCGCCACGGGTTCTGGCTGAAATGAATGGGGGGCAGGCTTCGCGCCAGCTTCCGTCAGTCGGTATTCCTGATCCGCCAGCCCGAATTCACCCTGCGCACGACATGCACGACCGGACGGACCTCCAGCAGGCACCACTTTCCATTACACTTTGCAAACGTATCGTTGTATTCAGCAAAAACCTCATACCCCGCGATCTGGCCGTCCTTGAGCAGCACGTCCTCCAGCGCCTGAAGGTACCATCTGCCCCTTGCATGCAGACCATCGGCATCGATATGGATGTCGCCATTGGTCAGGATGTGATGGGTCCAGACCAGTTCCCTGCGTACATCTTCGATAAAGGCCGCAATTTCGGCGCGACCCGTATAAGAGCCCGATCCGAAAGTTTTTGAACAATACCAGCCTGTTGTGATTCATCCGTCTTTGCAGAGAGATGGAGTGAATGGTGACATGGACTGGTATTGCCCGGCGCGAGTATAGCCGGGAAAGATTGCGATATCCATCGGACATGACGGACGGGGAGTGGACTTTGATCATGCCATTTGTGCCCCCGGCGAAACGGGGCGGTCGTCCGCGCACGACGGATATGCGCGAGGTGGTCAATGCGATGCTCTACATAGCCTCGGCCGGGTGTGCGTGGCGTCTGCTGCCGAAATGCTTTCCGCCGGTCTCGACCATCAGGCGCTATTTTTACGCCTGGCGTGATGCCGGAGTGTTCGAGGTCATGAATACGGTGCTGGTCATGAGCCTGCGCGAGATCGAGGGACGTGACGCCTCTCCGAGCGCGGGCGTGATTGACAGCCAGTCGGTGAAAACCACGGAAAGCGGCGGGATTTCGGGCTATGACGCGGGGAAGAAGGTCAAGGGCCGCAAGCGCCATATCGTGACGGATACCTGCGGCTTCCTGATCTTTCTCCTCGTTCATGCCGCTGATATCCAGGACCGTGATGGGGCCGTTGATGTTCTGGCAGCGATACGCAGGCGCTTTCCCTGGCTGCGCCACATCTTCGCTGATGGCGGCTATGCTGGCGACAAATTGCGATCCGCGCTCGCCTCCATGGGAAAATGGACCCTCGAAATCATCAGGCGGTCCGATACGGTGAAGGGTTTTCAGATCCTGCCGCGTCGCTGGGTGGTGGAACGGACATTCGCATGGCTGGGACGATGCAGGCGGCTCGCCAAAGATTGGGAACAATCCATTGCTTCCTCAACCGCATGGACATTGATCGCCTCAATCCGAATGCTCACACGACGGACAGCAAGGCATTGTCAGGGTTGAAAAACTTTCGGATCGGGCTCTAAGTACCGTATTCACTGCTGGTATAGACGCCTTCCTCGGCAAAGAGGCTGGCGAACATTGCGGGTTCATACGGATCACAGGCGGTGACGAAAGCCGTCTTTAGGCGCTGGATCGCGGCGAGATCGGTCAGGAAGGCCACCTGTGATCCCAGTGTCATTTCAGTGTCAGACCCAGCAAAGGGGGCAATGGCCATGTCGATGGGACGCATGAAAATCACTCCGGTCAGGTTCACATTACTGGCGGTACGTTTCGCAACACGGAAAACGGACATCAGGCCCGATGGAAGGTGCGGCCCGTGAAAAAGGCGTCGACATTATCAGCCGCAATCGCCAGCAGGCGCTGCAGCGCAGCGGGCGTGTTGTAGCCCTGATGGGGGCTCAGTACGACATTGGGCAGGCTGCGCAGCGGGCTGTCGGGTTCAAGCGGTTCATGGGCGAACACATCCAGCCCGGCGGCCAGCCGACCGGCCTGCAGCCGTGCTTCCAGCGCGCCGGGTTCGATCAGTTCAGCCCGGGCGGTATTGATGATGATGACGCCCGGCCGCAGGCGGTCCAGATGCGCGCCCGACAGGATACCGCGTGTCCGGTCATTGAGGGGCAGATGCAGACTGAGCACATCGGCATGCTCCAGTAGCGTTTCCAGCGGCACGAACCTTATCCCCGGTGGCGCGGTATCCGGCCGGGTCCGTGTCCAGACAAGGACATTCATGCCCACAGCCGCGAACAGCCGCGCCGTTGCCGCCCCGATGCCACCATAGCCCAGAATGCCCGCAACCCGGCCGGCAAGCTGCATTCCGCTTGGAATGATCCATTGCCCCCCGCGCACCAGCCGGTCGCCTTCCACCACCCGCCGCGCAAGCGCCAGCAGCAGGGCAAGGGCATGTTCACTGACGGATGCGTTCCCGTATCCCGGCGTATTCGAAACGGCGACCCCTTTCTGCCGGGCCAGATCGAGATTGACGAAATTCGCGACACCCATTCCGGTAAAGGAGACCAGGCGGAGCGTTGGCACATCGCGCAGCACGCTGTCATCAAGCGTGGAGCCAAGCAGGCAGGCATCGGCGTCATTCATGACTTTCCTCCACTCCCCTTCGCTCTCCGGTGCACCCATATGCACCCGGAAATCATATGTCTGGCACAGGTGTTCCATCAGGCCGTCCGCCTCCAGTGCCTGCAGCACCACGGCATCACAGTCCGGAAACACCAGCTTTCGCTTCACCTGTCCGCCCCGGCCATCTCGACCACGCCAAGGTGGACATCCATTCCGCGCAGGGACAGTGCGGCGAAAAATGGCTCCGGTTCGATGCAGGTTTCCGGTACATGTACGCCGTAGGGCATGGGCACGCCCCGTGCCATCTGGGCGGCAAGGATGGCCGGGGGCACCGCCGTCTTGATAAGTCCGGCAGGCAGGTTCCAGTGCGGCTGCGGGGCGACAATCATGTCCGCCCGGTATTCCATGCTTTCCGCGCCCGCCATTCCCCTTACCGTTACGCGGGTGGCGCTCCACTGTTCTTCCCTGTCGGCCACGTCCTGCGGTGTCTCCATCAGGGCCGCCAGAACGACCGCGCGCAGGTCAACGCGGGTTCCATCGTGCATCGACAGGGTCCTGCGTCGTGCCAGGCCCAGCGTATTCATCATGCTGACGGCATGGTCCACGTCATCGGGAAGCGCTATGCGGAACACGACATTGCGCACCCCCTTATGGGCAAGACTGGCGGAAATGGTCGTAGGTTCGGGATGATTGGTGCAATACGCGGTAACGGTGCCTATCGGCGCGGGAAACGTCTCGCGCCGTCCGGTCCGCGGCGGCAGGTCGACAAGCTGCCCGTCGATAAAGGCGCGGGCCGGTTCGGTATGTTCGTCAAGAATGGCGTCGGCGCTGAAGGGCCAGCGGATCCGGCCGTTACGGTCGGTCAGGTCCCGCATGGCAATGGTGATGTCAACATCCAGCACACGGTCGAGACGGTCCGCGCAGGCCCGCGCCATGACCGAGGTAATACCCGGCGCACTGCCCATTCCCAGCACCGCGGTGCGCCCGGCGGCCACA
This portion of the Komagataeibacter sp. FNDCF1 genome encodes:
- a CDS encoding aminotransferase class III-fold pyridoxal phosphate-dependent enzyme, whose product is MSFDYLCGYPDKAAAMQAAARFWNPDKVRFWEQSGVPLMIGRREGYLLYDLDGREVIDVHLNGGTYNLGHRHPELVAALREAVQHVDIGNHHFPSPVRSALAQALLATTGANMRHVAFVSTGSEAIDLAIKSARYATGRRVIVSVRKAYHGHTGLAVATGDARFSQLFHSDRPDEFRAVPFNDVSAMEAALSRGDVAAVIMETIPATYGFPMPQPGYLEAVASLCARHGSLYVADEVQTGLMRTGCFWAIDRHALTPDILVTAKGLGGGLYPVAALVMDARSSGWLEQDGFAHMSTFGGSELGCFVALRVIEMTRRVETRDCIARNIAFFHNGLARIQQRHPQWLTGIRQAGLVIGLEFHAPDGAVRVMHALFERGVWAIFSTLDPRVLQFKPGLLLDQATGEAILDRLEAAVMATDPAMAHAGGRV
- a CDS encoding nuclear transport factor 2 family protein, with the protein product MTTGWYCSKTFGSGSYTGRAEIAAFIEDVRRELVWTHHILTNGDIHIDADGLHARGRWYLQALEDVLLKDGQIAGYEVFAEYNDTFAKCNGKWCLLEVRPVVHVVRRVNSGWRIRNTD
- a CDS encoding IS5 family transposase — its product is MVTWTGIARREYSRERLRYPSDMTDGEWTLIMPFVPPAKRGGRPRTTDMREVVNAMLYIASAGCAWRLLPKCFPPVSTIRRYFYAWRDAGVFEVMNTVLVMSLREIEGRDASPSAGVIDSQSVKTTESGGISGYDAGKKVKGRKRHIVTDTCGFLIFLLVHAADIQDRDGAVDVLAAIRRRFPWLRHIFADGGYAGDKLRSALASMGKWTLEIIRRSDTVKGFQILPRRWVVERTFAWLGRCRRLAKDWEQSIASSTAWTLIASIRMLTRRTARHCQG
- a CDS encoding nuclear transport factor 2 family protein; this encodes MRPIDMAIAPFAGSDTEMTLGSQVAFLTDLAAIQRLKTAFVTACDPYEPAMFASLFAEEGVYTSSEYGT
- a CDS encoding NAD(P)-dependent oxidoreductase; the encoded protein is MKRKLVFPDCDAVVLQALEADGLMEHLCQTYDFRVHMGAPESEGEWRKVMNDADACLLGSTLDDSVLRDVPTLRLVSFTGMGVANFVNLDLARQKGVAVSNTPGYGNASVSEHALALLLALARRVVEGDRLVRGGQWIIPSGMQLAGRVAGILGYGGIGAATARLFAAVGMNVLVWTRTRPDTAPPGIRFVPLETLLEHADVLSLHLPLNDRTRGILSGAHLDRLRPGVIIINTARAELIEPGALEARLQAGRLAAGLDVFAHEPLEPDSPLRSLPNVVLSPHQGYNTPAALQRLLAIAADNVDAFFTGRTFHRA
- a CDS encoding saccharopine dehydrogenase family protein; protein product: MKIAILGGAGIQALGIVADLLRYEAACDILLIDIAARALERRMAHFGHDPRLFSATCDLTDEARIAALAKDCDTVVMSGPPGLCLPAMRAVLQCGRNYVDLGTFPEETQAQQALHDDFVAAGRTAVLGMGSAPGITSVMARACADRLDRVLDVDITIAMRDLTDRNGRIRWPFSADAILDEHTEPARAFIDGQLVDLPPRTGRRETFPAPIGTVTAYCTNHPEPTTISASLAHKGVRNVVFRIALPDDVDHAVSMMNTLGLARRRTLSMHDGTRVDLRAVVLAALMETPQDVADREEQWSATRVTVRGMAGAESMEYRADMIVAPQPHWNLPAGLIKTAVPPAILAAQMARGVPMPYGVHVPETCIEPEPFFAALSLRGMDVHLGVVEMAGADR